In one window of Heterodontus francisci isolate sHetFra1 chromosome 24, sHetFra1.hap1, whole genome shotgun sequence DNA:
- the tmem204 gene encoding transmembrane protein 204 has product MAVQKLVATAVAVALLSLILNNAAAFTPNWVYQALEDGRKRSVGLWKMCYGIDKGKGSTRHEQTLDRECESLNWGSEHPGFQESRNTVKLQFDMMRACNLIATVALTVGQLIFLLGLMELPLITHDSQWWEEAIAALFQLSSFVLVIGLVTFYRIGPYTHLSWSCYLDIGACLLSTLAAAMLIWNILHRREDCMTPRVIVIRHSRPRFENDYVESPC; this is encoded by the exons ATGGCTGTCCAAAAGCTGGTGGCTACGGCTGTAGCAGTGGCTCTCCTGTCTCTGATTCTCAACAATGCAGCAGCGTTCACTCCAAACTGGGTGTACCAGGCCCTGGAGGATGGGAGAAAGCGCAGTGTGGGATTGTGGAAGATGTGCTATGGGATTGATAAAGGTAAAGGGTCAACAAGGCATGAACAGACTTTGGATCGTGAGTGTGAGAGTTTGAACTGGGGATCGGAGCATCCTGGATTTCAGGAATCTCGGAACACAGTCAAAC TTCAGTTCGATATGATGCGAGCCTGTAACCTGATTGCCACAGTGGCTCTGACTGTTGGCCAGCTCATCTTCCTCCTCGGACTGATGGAACTGCCACTCATCACCCACGATTcccagtggtgggaggaggccataGCTGCCCTGTTTCAGCTGTCCA GTTTTGTGTTGGTGATTGGACTGGTGACATTCTACCGAATTGGCCCCTATACTCATCTCTCCTGGTCGTGTTACTTGGACATTGGAGCCTGTCTCTTATCAACACTTGCAGCAGCCATGTTGATCTGGAATATATTACACCGGCGGGAGGACTGCATGACACCCCGTGTTATTGTTATCCGTCACTCAAGACCCCGCTTTGAAAATGATTATGTGGAATCACCGTGCTGA